In Thermosphaera sp., a genomic segment contains:
- the proS gene encoding proline--tRNA ligase — MGKENPVGFDKYKDFPEWYHKILKEAKIVDIRYPVKGMNVWMPYGLKALRLTQKIMIRLLEETGHVEAYFPTMIPESVFSKERDFLEGFGGETFVVEGTATKRFEERLFVRPTSETVMYYMWNMWIKGRKDLPVKMYQIVNVFRYETKMTHPILRVREIMGFIEAHTAHASMSEAEDQIREAINIYKKFFDALQLPYFIVKTPPWDTFAGAEYNYDFITVMPDGKGLELGSVINLGQRFSKAFDIKFMDNDGVEKHVYQTCYGVSERTLGAVIGVHGDEKGLFFPPEIAPIQVVIVPIMKGVEEDVLEYAMKVERLLKDHGIRVFVDKDLEHTPGWKYYYWEMMGVPTRLEIGRQEASNSTVTIARRDGKPKTTVGIDELVPILEAIWREVGESLRIRGLKHLEKMVRKTQLEGERLEEFKGLLIMPWDGSKECSDKLEEATGKQLLGEIVESPIQLGDPSKYESCNGGKADRWALLGVTY, encoded by the coding sequence ATGGGAAAGGAGAACCCGGTAGGATTCGATAAGTACAAGGATTTCCCAGAATGGTATCATAAAATCCTCAAGGAGGCGAAGATAGTAGATATTAGATACCCGGTTAAGGGAATGAATGTTTGGATGCCATACGGCCTCAAGGCTCTTAGACTCACGCAGAAAATAATGATACGGCTTCTCGAAGAAACGGGTCACGTGGAAGCGTATTTTCCCACCATGATACCCGAGAGCGTTTTCAGCAAGGAGAGGGATTTCCTAGAGGGTTTCGGAGGCGAAACCTTCGTAGTAGAGGGTACAGCAACTAAGCGTTTCGAGGAGAGGTTATTCGTTAGGCCGACCAGTGAAACCGTCATGTACTACATGTGGAATATGTGGATAAAGGGGAGGAAGGACCTTCCAGTGAAGATGTATCAAATAGTCAACGTTTTCAGATACGAGACAAAGATGACTCATCCAATCCTTAGGGTTAGAGAGATCATGGGATTCATAGAAGCTCACACTGCACACGCGAGCATGAGCGAAGCTGAGGATCAAATACGTGAGGCGATCAACATTTACAAGAAATTCTTCGACGCGCTTCAACTACCCTACTTCATTGTGAAAACGCCACCATGGGATACTTTTGCGGGCGCAGAATATAACTACGACTTCATAACCGTCATGCCGGATGGAAAGGGGTTGGAGCTTGGAAGTGTAATAAATCTAGGGCAAAGGTTTTCGAAAGCTTTTGATATAAAGTTCATGGATAACGATGGAGTCGAGAAACACGTATACCAAACCTGCTACGGCGTTAGCGAGAGAACCCTTGGGGCTGTGATAGGAGTCCATGGGGATGAAAAAGGCTTATTCTTCCCGCCCGAGATAGCTCCTATTCAAGTGGTAATTGTTCCAATCATGAAGGGTGTCGAGGAGGACGTATTAGAGTACGCGATGAAAGTTGAGAGGCTTTTGAAAGACCATGGAATTAGAGTCTTCGTCGACAAAGATTTGGAGCATACTCCGGGCTGGAAATATTACTACTGGGAGATGATGGGTGTTCCAACGAGGCTTGAAATAGGAAGGCAAGAAGCCTCTAACTCCACGGTTACCATTGCCCGAAGAGATGGAAAGCCGAAGACAACAGTGGGAATCGATGAGCTAGTACCAATACTCGAAGCTATTTGGAGAGAAGTTGGCGAATCTTTAAGGATTAGAGGCTTAAAGCATCTGGAAAAAATGGTTAGGAAGACACAGCTCGAAGGGGAACGCCTCGAAGAGTTCAAGGGTCTTCTAATAATGCCCTGGGACGGCTCCAAGGAATGTTCAGATAAGCTTGAGGAGGCAACCGGTAAACAATTATTGGGAGAGATAGTAGAGTCCCCCATTCAGCTCGGCGATCCTTCGAAATACGAGTCTTGTAATGGAGGAAAAGCAGATAGATGGGCTCTTCTCGGAGTGACATATTAG
- a CDS encoding M28 family peptidase, with protein sequence MVQEVIAGSDIERKTVEKLKRKLSENADWTDFMKTPVTTWKPIECTLTVGDLEVNCIPLPYTIEVEVEDYLTSSNSASMKPGGILVSEYPENYYSTGVKILDAYEKGASAVILLEKDGLTTRKVVITNPPYVAGNRGLPPPIPIVTLDSRDGLRLVKYLETDQARRARLLVKAEVKSSFGYSVIAGFNGRGEGEIHVSSHHDHWFEGVGDSLVGLKTLERLTSLLSKTRERPNVILISFTAKELGSPSLKPYPWSWGSNYFLEVMNNKSRLENVVFSINIDAVHQPEPIVYYHPSLRKLLIESLPPGWEAVSGGNHYSFDSLSYLKKGIPTILVTTLQRMFSWKIHYSSLDNFENVQVDLIVDSISNFVLRTIMHVNPSEIGAQGLFEYLIRDDLSSEYRSLVVKTLQARRLIGDRETMRILTKALTECAALRINEQIHYYAGLGSTVVLVKQVEKIIEKFAEKEGSAYRIMLQRSDGGLYDFLLTDFNKSFAETLLHGVFEDAVGKYEEAFKLDYTFKVLSKFHRIQGDFDGKGEPGRIR encoded by the coding sequence TTGGTTCAGGAGGTAATAGCCGGCTCAGATATCGAGAGGAAAACCGTTGAAAAGTTGAAGAGAAAACTATCAGAGAACGCTGACTGGACGGATTTCATGAAAACCCCTGTTACTACTTGGAAGCCCATTGAGTGCACTTTAACGGTAGGGGATTTAGAAGTAAACTGTATTCCTCTACCTTACACCATTGAAGTCGAAGTCGAAGATTACTTAACATCCAGTAATTCGGCCTCAATGAAGCCAGGTGGCATATTGGTATCGGAATACCCTGAGAACTATTATTCAACTGGGGTCAAGATCCTCGATGCTTATGAAAAAGGTGCTTCAGCGGTAATCCTTCTTGAAAAGGATGGATTAACAACTAGGAAGGTGGTAATAACGAACCCACCATACGTAGCAGGCAACCGAGGCCTCCCGCCCCCGATACCTATAGTTACCCTGGACTCCCGAGACGGCTTGAGGCTTGTTAAATACTTGGAGACGGATCAAGCTAGGAGAGCAAGGCTCCTGGTAAAGGCCGAGGTCAAGAGTTCCTTCGGGTATTCGGTGATTGCAGGGTTTAACGGAAGGGGGGAGGGCGAAATACATGTTTCATCACATCATGATCACTGGTTCGAGGGCGTAGGAGATAGTTTGGTGGGCTTGAAAACTCTCGAACGTTTAACAAGTCTTTTAAGCAAGACCCGAGAAAGACCAAATGTGATCTTGATTTCCTTCACCGCAAAGGAACTGGGCTCTCCAAGCCTTAAGCCCTATCCCTGGTCCTGGGGTTCGAACTATTTTCTGGAAGTCATGAATAATAAGTCGAGACTTGAGAACGTTGTTTTCTCAATAAATATTGATGCCGTTCATCAACCAGAACCCATCGTGTATTATCACCCCTCTCTTCGAAAGTTGTTAATAGAATCCTTGCCCCCGGGTTGGGAGGCCGTCTCAGGCGGAAATCACTATTCTTTCGACAGCTTATCATACTTGAAGAAGGGGATTCCCACGATACTTGTAACCACTCTTCAAAGAATGTTTTCCTGGAAGATTCACTATAGTAGTTTAGATAATTTCGAAAATGTGCAAGTTGATCTAATAGTGGATAGCATATCGAATTTTGTTTTGAGAACCATAATGCATGTTAATCCGTCAGAGATTGGGGCTCAAGGATTATTCGAGTATTTGATCCGTGATGATCTCTCATCAGAGTACAGATCTCTTGTTGTCAAGACCCTGCAGGCTCGTAGATTAATCGGTGATCGTGAAACCATGAGAATATTAACCAAGGCTTTAACGGAGTGCGCGGCTTTAAGGATTAATGAACAAATCCATTACTATGCGGGATTAGGTAGCACGGTTGTCCTGGTAAAGCAAGTGGAGAAAATTATTGAAAAGTTTGCTGAGAAAGAAGGAAGTGCCTACAGGATAATGTTGCAGCGGTCTGATGGAGGCTTATACGATTTCCTTCTGACTGATTTCAACAAATCCTTTGCTGAGACACTCCTGCATGGAGTGTTTGAAGATGCTGTTGGAAAGTATGAAGAGGCATTTAAGCTAGACTATACGTTTAAAGTATTGAGCAAGTTTCACAGGATCCAAGGTGACTTTGATGGGAAAGGAGAACCCGGTAGGATTCGATAA